One genomic window of Polynucleobacter sp. HIN11 includes the following:
- the erpA gene encoding iron-sulfur cluster insertion protein ErpA, with translation MTATNTAVDQASAMAEPPVPLIFTDSAAAKVADLIAEEGNPELKLRVFVQGGGCSGFQYGFTFDDAVNEDDTSFEKNGVTLLVDSMSFQYLVGAEIDYKEDINGSQFVIKNPNATTTCGCGSSFSA, from the coding sequence ATGACCGCTACCAATACCGCTGTTGATCAAGCTTCAGCCATGGCTGAGCCACCAGTGCCATTGATCTTTACGGATAGTGCAGCCGCTAAGGTTGCTGACTTAATTGCTGAAGAAGGAAATCCTGAGTTAAAGCTTCGTGTCTTTGTTCAGGGCGGCGGATGTTCTGGATTTCAGTATGGGTTTACTTTTGATGACGCTGTTAATGAGGATGACACCAGTTTTGAAAAAAACGGGGTGACTTTATTGGTTGATTCAATGAGTTTTCAGTATCTTGTGGGCGCGGAGATTGACTATAAAGAAGATATCAATGGTTCGCAGTTTGTGATCAAAAATCCGAATGCAACTACCACTTGTGGTTGTGGCTCATCCTTTTCAGCCTAA